A region from the Corylus avellana chromosome ca7, CavTom2PMs-1.0 genome encodes:
- the LOC132188633 gene encoding uncharacterized protein LOC132188633 isoform X1 — MAETKVTLKLLIDTRRNRVLFAEADKKFVDFLFSIFTLPIGTVTKLLQKQNMPGSLYSLYKSIENLSDTYIQPGQDKDFLLNPKVANISGAKAPLLLPSVEHSYSGKIYKCTCSWNNCPYVSNVRRAICPSSRKKSLTWELRFVDPPSSSNEEAGFVNGLVTYMVMDDLVVKPLSAISGITGIKDVEAVEEKVVDLGLDEGVKLLKASLQSKTVLTDVFLRAETTGTGLCLSPSSIVNYL, encoded by the exons ATGGCAGAAACCAAGGTAACACTAAAGCTTTTGATAGATACAAGGAGAAATCGAGTCCTCTTTGCGGAAGCAGACAAGAAATTTGTTGATTTCCTCTTTAGCATTTTCACTCTGCCTATTGGAACTGTCACCAAGCTCTTACAAAAGCAAAACATGCCAGGCTCCTTGTATAGCCTGTACAAGAGCATAGAGAATTTGAGTGATACTTACATTCAGCCAGGCCAAGACAAAGACTTTCTGCTAAACCCAAAAGTTGCCAATATTTCTGGTGCTAAAGCTCCTCTGCTCTTGCCAAGCGTTGAGCATTCATATTCAGGGAAAATTTATAAGTGTACATGCTCGTGGAACAACTGTCCTTACGTGTCTAATGTCCGGAGAGCAATTTGTCCTTCAAGCAGGAAGAAGTCATTGACCTGGGAGCTAAGGTTCGTAGACCCACCATCCTCCTCTAATGAGGAAGCTGGTTTCGTGAACGGGTTGGTTACTTATATGGTGATGGATGATCTTGTCGTGAAGCCCTTGTCCGCCATCTCTGGTATCACTGGCATCAAGGACGTAGAGGCTGTTGAGGAGAAAGTGGTCGATTTAGGTTTggatgag GGTGTGAAATTGCTCAAGGCTTCTCTGCAATCAAAGACTGTTTTAACTGATGTCTTCCTTCGGGCAGAGACCACTGGAACTGGACTTTGTCTTTCTCCATCTTCAATAGTTAATTATCTATAA
- the LOC132188633 gene encoding uncharacterized protein LOC132188633 isoform X2: protein MAETKVTLKLLIDTRRNRVLFAEADKKFVDFLFSIFTLPIGTVTKLLQKQNMPGSLYSLYKSIENLSDTYIQPGQDKDFLLNPKVANISGAKAPLLLPSVEHSYSGKIYKCTCSWNNCPYVSNVRRAICPSSRKKSLTWELRFVDPPSSSNEEAGFVNGLVTYMVMDDLVVKPLSAISGITGIKDVEAVEEKVVDLGLDEI from the exons ATGGCAGAAACCAAGGTAACACTAAAGCTTTTGATAGATACAAGGAGAAATCGAGTCCTCTTTGCGGAAGCAGACAAGAAATTTGTTGATTTCCTCTTTAGCATTTTCACTCTGCCTATTGGAACTGTCACCAAGCTCTTACAAAAGCAAAACATGCCAGGCTCCTTGTATAGCCTGTACAAGAGCATAGAGAATTTGAGTGATACTTACATTCAGCCAGGCCAAGACAAAGACTTTCTGCTAAACCCAAAAGTTGCCAATATTTCTGGTGCTAAAGCTCCTCTGCTCTTGCCAAGCGTTGAGCATTCATATTCAGGGAAAATTTATAAGTGTACATGCTCGTGGAACAACTGTCCTTACGTGTCTAATGTCCGGAGAGCAATTTGTCCTTCAAGCAGGAAGAAGTCATTGACCTGGGAGCTAAGGTTCGTAGACCCACCATCCTCCTCTAATGAGGAAGCTGGTTTCGTGAACGGGTTGGTTACTTATATGGTGATGGATGATCTTGTCGTGAAGCCCTTGTCCGCCATCTCTGGTATCACTGGCATCAAGGACGTAGAGGCTGTTGAGGAGAAAGTGGTCGATTTAGGTTTggatgag ATCTGA